The following are encoded in a window of Palaemon carinicauda isolate YSFRI2023 chromosome 31, ASM3689809v2, whole genome shotgun sequence genomic DNA:
- the LOC137624492 gene encoding uncharacterized protein — protein MQSQNGIYPATAKTLTGIQLKQQQQLKLLTGMQPQTGIYSADAKTLTGIQLKQQQLKLLTGLQPVIRTSKYPTVAKTLTGIELKLQQQLKLLTGLQPRTEIYSGAADPDWNTSKEATAVESLTGNIPSSCRNELEYRLRSNSSSSENL, from the coding sequence ATGCAGTCTCAAAATGGGATATACCCAGCAACTGCCAAAACCTTGACCGGAATACAgctaaagcagcagcagcagctaaaaCTCTTGACTGGGATGCAGCCTCAAACTGGGATATACTCAGCAGATGCCAAAACTCTGACTGGAATacagctgaagcagcagcagctaaAACTCTTGACTGGGTTGCAGCCTGTAATTCGAACTAGCAAATACCCAACAGTTGCCAAAACTCTTACTGGGATAGAGTTAAAACTCCAACAGCAGCTTAAACTCTTAACTGGGTTGCAGCCTCGAACTGAAATATACTCGGGAGCTGCTGATCCAGACTGGAATACATCTAAAGAAGCAACAGCAGTGGAGTCTTTGACTGGCAATATACCCAGCAGCTGCCGAAACGAACTGGAATACAGGTTAAGAAGCAACAGCAGTAGTAGTGAAAACTTGTGA